A DNA window from Thermodesulfobacteriota bacterium contains the following coding sequences:
- a CDS encoding ATP-binding protein, with the protein MMVRPDLELIRDRIRQKRANYIKYDFTRIQNDLLKTFFDLAQEFDTLRDFFRICVSLPLEFINVESALYLVDEGRDELVLVCSSLEGVRDDRPPAPAGIALAAESYRTGDSYVVPVHGKRLVAGDMPLFEKDRVIGMFELFPSSRLTGSDRFFLTKYTNRIGFNLHNRIISRQNIRHLKFINSLVRDIEHDVIVPNMYYKYLFRQLRKRITEIAALEQQMDEEPATGLAEIRTRLAGVHQDLSSLYEELQKHHANISLFLESLFRRDHFEAGHLVLRPRTCIVGKEIVEPQLSHYLKRFEGRGIAVEYAAEMAQEEVALSVDIGLLSQVYANLFSNALKYTETILDRWGQPRKTVSYGREYHRHYFGPNKDGIKFNVFTTGRHLSPDEGVAVFSEGVRGSNCGVEPGTGHGLSFVKHVIEMHGGRVGYEPTEQGNNFYFVLPLSTMPLTE; encoded by the coding sequence ATGATGGTCCGTCCTGATCTGGAGCTGATCCGGGATCGCATCCGGCAGAAGCGGGCCAACTACATCAAATACGATTTCACCCGCATCCAGAACGACCTCCTCAAGACGTTCTTCGATCTGGCCCAGGAATTCGACACCCTCCGGGATTTCTTCCGCATCTGCGTCTCCCTGCCTCTGGAGTTCATCAACGTCGAAAGCGCCCTCTATCTGGTCGACGAGGGCCGTGACGAGCTGGTGCTGGTCTGCAGCAGCCTGGAAGGCGTCCGGGATGACCGGCCGCCGGCGCCGGCCGGTATCGCACTGGCCGCAGAATCGTACCGCACCGGCGACTCCTACGTGGTGCCCGTCCACGGCAAGCGGCTGGTGGCCGGCGACATGCCGCTCTTCGAGAAGGACCGGGTGATCGGCATGTTCGAGCTCTTTCCCAGCTCGCGCCTCACCGGCTCGGATCGCTTCTTTCTCACCAAGTACACCAACCGGATCGGCTTCAATCTCCACAACCGCATCATCTCCCGCCAGAACATCCGGCACCTCAAGTTCATCAATTCCCTGGTCCGGGACATCGAGCACGACGTCATCGTGCCCAACATGTACTACAAGTACCTGTTCCGGCAGCTCAGGAAGCGGATCACCGAGATCGCCGCCCTGGAGCAGCAGATGGACGAGGAGCCGGCTACCGGATTGGCGGAGATCCGCACCCGTCTGGCTGGGGTGCACCAGGACCTGTCCAGCCTGTACGAAGAGCTGCAGAAGCATCACGCCAACATCAGCCTGTTCCTGGAAAGCCTGTTCCGGCGGGACCATTTCGAGGCCGGCCACCTGGTGCTCCGGCCCCGCACCTGCATCGTCGGCAAGGAGATCGTCGAGCCCCAGCTGTCCCACTATCTCAAGCGCTTCGAGGGCCGGGGCATCGCCGTCGAGTACGCCGCGGAGATGGCCCAGGAGGAGGTCGCCCTGAGCGTCGATATCGGCCTTCTCTCCCAGGTGTACGCCAACCTCTTCTCCAACGCCCTCAAGTACACCGAGACGATCCTCGACCGCTGGGGCCAGCCCCGCAAGACGGTGAGCTACGGCCGGGAATACCACCGCCACTACTTCGGCCCCAACAAGGACGGCATCAAGTTCAATGTCTTCACCACCGGCCGGCATCTGAGCCCCGACGAGGGGGTGGCGGTGTTCTCGGAGGGGGTGCGTGGCTCCAACTGCGGCGTCGAGCCGGGAACCGGCCATGGCCTGTCCTTCGTCAAGCACGTCATCGAGATGCACGGCGGCCGGGTGGGCTACGAGCCCACGGAGCAGGGTAACAACTTCTACTTCGTCCTGCCCCTGAGCACCATGCCCCTGACCGAGTAG
- the pyrR gene encoding bifunctional pyr operon transcriptional regulator/uracil phosphoribosyltransferase PyrR, which yields MTSKKTTLMTAEDIERVLQRMALQLLERNRSTDKIAVIGIHTGGVFLADRLQRLIRSLTGERVVPAVGSLDITLYRDDWSLAWQNPVVKKTDIAFSVDDKTVILVDDVLFTGRTIRAALDALMDFGRPHSIQLAVLVDRGCRELPIQPDYVGRVVRTTADEHVDVLLQETGATDEVLVESFRPPA from the coding sequence GTGACCAGCAAGAAGACCACCCTGATGACCGCCGAGGACATCGAGAGGGTGCTGCAAAGGATGGCGCTCCAGCTCTTGGAGCGGAACCGCAGCACCGACAAGATCGCGGTCATCGGCATCCACACCGGCGGGGTCTTCCTGGCCGACCGCCTGCAGCGGCTGATCCGCTCCCTGACCGGCGAGCGGGTGGTGCCGGCAGTGGGCAGCCTGGACATCACCCTCTACCGGGATGACTGGAGCCTGGCCTGGCAGAATCCGGTGGTGAAGAAGACGGACATCGCCTTCTCGGTGGACGACAAGACGGTGATCCTGGTGGACGACGTGCTGTTCACCGGCCGGACCATCCGGGCCGCCCTGGACGCCCTGATGGATTTCGGGCGGCCGCACTCCATTCAGCTGGCGGTGCTGGTGGATCGGGGCTGCCGGGAGCTGCCCATCCAGCCCGATTATGTGGGGCGGGTGGTCCGGACCACGGCCGATGAGCACGTGGACGTGCTTTTGCAGGAAACCGGGGCTACCGACGAGGTGCTGGTGGAGAGCTTCCGGCCACCCGCCTGA
- a CDS encoding class II fructose-bisphosphate aldolase: MASGSQGVSAQDFQRALDLGRPPNIRRLFPHSRALLVSGKVVDRAMLAKGQAVAVAANGRSHLVIRGALQAAQRANAPIIIEIAKSEGGTNGYCAVNFWNMARQVDSLANELGITVPVAIHADHYGIKNWADVERAVAEIPSLFDAGITSIAVDASHMPDDDNLLANLRVASMLPAWAGLETEVGEIKGKEGLSTRAEALFLIQGLNAHGIFPDWIALNNGTTHGIEASAQGIQVELTRQIHEALAPYQVSGAQHGTSGNSSERLREITGRTRTTKANVATALQMISWGLEVNDYGNALMDASGDFIKVTGAGMSEELWAEMKAYAQEKGIRGGNYKRLNQPFETRILAQPREIRERMAKRVEDFIYRMLVEVLNAQDTAPLAVAAILAAGSFDLGPKGSRIEDPAAWTEEQIRARARNLAQDKGPAGDFDD, encoded by the coding sequence ATGGCATCTGGCAGCCAGGGCGTATCGGCGCAGGATTTCCAACGGGCACTGGACCTCGGCCGGCCGCCCAACATCCGGCGTCTCTTTCCCCATTCCCGTGCCCTCCTGGTCAGCGGCAAGGTGGTGGACCGGGCCATGCTGGCCAAAGGCCAGGCCGTGGCCGTGGCGGCCAACGGCCGCAGCCATCTCGTGATTCGGGGCGCCCTGCAGGCGGCCCAACGGGCCAACGCCCCCATCATCATCGAGATCGCCAAGAGCGAAGGTGGCACCAACGGCTATTGCGCGGTCAATTTCTGGAATATGGCCCGCCAGGTGGACAGCCTGGCCAACGAGCTGGGCATCACGGTGCCGGTGGCCATCCACGCCGATCACTACGGGATCAAGAACTGGGCCGATGTGGAGCGGGCTGTTGCGGAGATCCCCAGCCTCTTTGACGCTGGCATCACCTCCATTGCGGTCGACGCCTCCCACATGCCCGACGACGACAACCTGCTGGCCAATCTGCGGGTGGCCTCCATGCTGCCGGCCTGGGCTGGCCTGGAGACCGAGGTGGGCGAGATCAAAGGCAAGGAGGGCCTGTCCACCAGGGCCGAGGCCCTGTTCCTCATTCAGGGCCTCAATGCCCACGGCATCTTCCCGGACTGGATCGCCCTCAACAACGGCACCACGCACGGCATCGAGGCCTCGGCCCAGGGCATTCAGGTGGAGCTGACCCGGCAGATCCACGAGGCCCTGGCCCCTTACCAGGTGTCCGGCGCCCAGCACGGCACCTCGGGCAACAGCTCGGAGCGGCTGCGGGAGATCACCGGCCGCACCCGCACCACCAAGGCCAACGTCGCCACCGCCCTGCAGATGATCAGCTGGGGCCTGGAGGTCAACGACTACGGCAACGCCCTCATGGACGCCAGCGGCGACTTCATCAAGGTCACGGGCGCGGGGATGAGCGAGGAGCTGTGGGCCGAGATGAAGGCCTACGCCCAGGAGAAGGGCATCAGGGGCGGCAACTACAAGAGGCTCAACCAGCCCTTCGAGACCAGGATCCTGGCCCAGCCCCGGGAGATCCGCGAAAGGATGGCCAAGCGGGTGGAGGACTTCATCTACCGGATGCTGGTGGAGGTCCTCAACGCCCAGGATACGGCGCCTCTGGCGGTGGCGGCCATTCTGGCGGCGGGCAGCTTCGATCTCGGGCCCAAGGGCAGCCGGATCGAGGATCCCGCGGCCTGGACCGAGGAGCAGATCCGGGCTCGGGCTCGGAACCTGGCCCAGGACAAGGGACCGGCCGGCGATTTCGACGATTGA